DNA from Cyanobacteria bacterium FACHB-DQ100:
CTCTTAGCTGAAGGCGTTTTGCAAAATCAGCCCGAAGACGCGCAACAAATGCTGCAAATTGCGGCAAACAACACCGATCGATTAGTGCGCCTGATTAACGATATTTTGGACATTGAGCGGATTGAATCGGGCAAAATTGTCATGACCAAACAAGTCTGCGATGCTGCCGATTTGATCAATCAATCGGTAGAAGCCATTCAAGAGATTGCAGAACAAGCCGAAATCACGCTCTCGGTTGCGCCGTTAACCGTTCGTCTTTGGGCTGACCCCGATCGAATTATCCAAGTTCTGACAAACTTACTGAGCAATGCAATCAAATTCTCCCCGCCTGGTAGCACAATTTGGTTAAGCGCAGAATTGATCACCCCTGAGGCATTAGAAGCCGACTACAACCAGAATGAAGATCAGCAAGGTTCTTCCAACTTGCTTCTTATTAAAGTCATCGATCGAGGACGCGGTATTCCATCCGATAAACTAGAATCCATCTTTGAGCGCTTTCAACAAGTTGATGCCTCAGATTCACGTCGTAAAGGAGGTACTGGATTAGGATTAGCGATCTGTCGCAGCATTCTCCAGCAGCATGAAGGACAAATCTGGGCAGAAAGTACATTAGGAATGGGCAGCACTTTCTGTTTTACCTTACCGATTCTGAATACCTCTGAAAGTTCGCAAGCTTCAAGTTTGATGTTTGACTTAGCCGATTCAGCACTAGACATCAAAACACAAACTCCACTGGTTTTGGTCTGTGATGATGATGCTTCGATTCGTAAAGTGGTGCAAGTGATGCTGGAACGGCAGGGCTACCAGGTGCTGACAGTGGCTTCGGGACAGGAAGCTGTAGAACAGGCGCGGGCTCATCAGCCGAATGTGATTTTGCTGAATCTGATGATGCCCGGTATGAATGGCTGGGAAACGTTGACAGTTTTGAAACAGCAATCTGAAACGCAAGCGATTCCCGTCGTCATTCTGAGTGGACTGCTACCCGATGCTAGAGAATCACCCTATGATGGCGTGAGCGATTGGGTCGTAAAACCGCCCGATCCCAGAGTGCTCCGGCAAGCCCTCGATCGAGCCTTAGTCAATCAGAACCAACCTTTGAAAGTTCTGATCATTGAAGATGATTTGGATTTAGCGCAAGTTCTCACAACTTTATTGTCTCGCCATCAAATCGAAACCTTTCACGCTCAAACCGGACGAAATGCGATCCAACTAAGCCAGCAGGTCATTCCTGATCTGCTCGTCCTTGACTTAGGACTACCGACTGACGATGGTTTTACCGTTGTAGACTGGCTGCGTCAGCATAATCGTCTCTGCCACGTGCCCTTGGTGATTTATACGGCTCGCGATCTAAATGACCACGAACGGGAACGGTTAAGACTTGGGCAAACGCTATTTCTGACCAAAGGACGCATTACTGCACAAGAATTTGAGCAGCAGGTCATTCATCTGCTCAACCGAATGATTCGATCGAAGGCAGGAGACAGTCTCGATGACGACTAAACACATTTTGATTATTGATGATGAATATGACATTCGGGCAGTGGCTCAACTCACTTTGAAGACGGTGGGTGGCTGGGAGGTATCGAGCGCCTCTTCAGGTCACGAGGGACTTGCCAAAGCAGTGAGTGAGCAACCAGACGTGATCTTGCTCGATGTCATGATGCCTGAAATGGATGGAATCGAAACTGTTCGTGCTCTTCAAGCGAATCCAATAACTCAGGCGATTCCGGTCATTTTCATGACCGCAAAGGTGCAAGCAGCAGAGCAGCGGCGGTTTGCAGAACTAGATGTGGCAGGAATTATCACAAAACCTTTTAAGGCAATGAAACTTCCAGAGCAAATTTCCAACATCCTTGGTTGGAGTCAAGCGTGATGGCTGCCAGTTTAATTTTTCGTCTACACAAGTTCTGCACTTTTCAGATCTAACTTAGAAACTATCGGAGGTGGAAGCGAGATTCTTTTGCATCCGACGATCGTTTCTCCCAGGGCTTGACTCCCTGACCTACCGTGAACTCCCTAATCATTCGTCACTTGAGCACTCTCCTCTACCCGATTCAACAACGGCTAGAGTCGATCGAAATTTCTAATCCTCAAACAGCACGGTCACTCTGCAAAATGATTCCGGCTCGTTGCCCGTTTGAACGGCAGATCAAACTGTTTGATTACACGCTTGTTCGGATTCCACCGCTTTGTAAATTAAATCCTTTCTACGATCAAATCGTAAGTCTTCGCTTTAAATCTTTAGTCTATCTAGCAGACCATTGTGGCGAAGATGTGACGCTTTATTCCTAACTCCATTGTGGGGAAGGGGTTCTCTCTAAAACTGAGGTCCTGATGCCAACAACACATACACCCGAAGAAATTCCAGCAACGCTTCTCAAAAAGCCTTGCTACTCAGAGCATTTGACAAATGGCAACAAAAATAAATCGATTAAAATGCCACAAAATTATGAATCAGATCACGCTCGTCTAGATCACGGTCGAGTCGCGATCTTTGTTGACGGTTCAAATTTATTTTATGCTGCTTTACAGCTTGGGATTGAGATTGACTACTCAAAGCTACTGTGTCAGCTAGCTACGAACTCTCGGCTGCTGCGAGCTT
Protein-coding regions in this window:
- a CDS encoding Mo-dependent nitrogenase C-terminal domain-containing protein, which gives rise to MNSLIIRHLSTLLYPIQQRLESIEISNPQTARSLCKMIPARCPFERQIKLFDYTLVRIPPLCKLNPFYDQIVSLRFKSLVYLADHCGEDVTLYS
- a CDS encoding response regulator, which encodes MTTKHILIIDDEYDIRAVAQLTLKTVGGWEVSSASSGHEGLAKAVSEQPDVILLDVMMPEMDGIETVRALQANPITQAIPVIFMTAKVQAAEQRRFAELDVAGIITKPFKAMKLPEQISNILGWSQA